The genomic region ACATGCAGGTTGTGGAGCGCGAGCAGGCGGTCGCGCTGGGGAGATGTGCGAAGTTCTTCAACCGTGTGAGTGCGACAGACATTGCAGGCGCAGGGGAGATCGGCGAGTTCATCGATCTTGTAACTGCCATGGACGGTCATGTACCGGCCTTCCTTGGCATAGAGGGCATAAGCTGCCGAGTCAAAGAGATCGCAACCCATCGCAGTTGCGAGCGCGAACATGGCCGGGTGACCGGCTCCAAAAAGATGGACGCAGGCAGACGGAGAGATCGTACGTTTTGCTGCTATAACAACACTGACGAGATCCCGGTATCGGTACTGCTCCATGATAGGGACTACGGCCCCTATCGGGCAGAACGTAAAACCGAGATCGGTAACTGCCTTTCCTGCCCGTTCCCTCAGGTCTTCAAAGATGCCGCCCTGTACCGGCCCGGCAATCGGGGCATCGCTGCCAAAGACCTGTTTGGCCTCGGCAAGGCGCTGCATGGTGATCGCAAGTTCACCTTCGGCAGTCTGCCGGTCAGATGCGGGGGAAGTGGGGATATCGAGCGGTACCCAGATATCACTTTTTATGTCGCGCTGGAACGAGAGGGTCTCGGTATTGGTGATCGAGACTTCACCATAGACGGATAACTGGAATGAACCGGAGTCGGTCATGATCACCCCGTCATAATCAAGGACCTTGTGCAGACCTTCTGATAGGGCGCGTTCCCGATATTGTTTGCTCTGGGAAAAAATGTAAGCGTTTGTTATAATCGCCTCTACGCCCATCTTCCGGAGTTCTTTTGGGGTGACAAGCTGAAGGTGGGGGTTGATGACCGGGAGCAGCGCGGGAGTCTTTACTATCTTTTTGCCTACGGTAAGTTTCCCGCAACGGCCGGCGATATCGCTGTACAAGCTCTCGAATGAAATTCCCATAAGGCATCCTGATGTGCCTTTATATGTGCGCTCTGGAGGTTAAACGGTTCCCTTCTTTTCGGAAAAGATCTGGCCTTCAAAAGTCATCACTTCAACGTTCTTGGAAGTCCAGCATTTGCCCGACAACCCGGCTTTGGCACAGGTATGGTCAAGGAACGTAATGGTATCCCAGCCATACTCGGTGGCCACCTGGGGGAGCAGGAGACCACTCGAACCCATCCCTTTCACAATCAGTCCGTGTTTTCCCACTTTGATATTTGCCGGGCGTTCTGCCGGTTCACAGAGAAGCGGTAACGGTACGGTGAGAATGGTAACTTCCAAATCGATAATTGCAAGCTCGTCTTTAATTACCGGCGGGAACCGGGGATCTTCAAGTGCTGCGGCTTTGGCAGCATGTTCAATAGCATCACCAAGAGGCATCACCGGGTACGGTAGACCGATACAGCCGCGCAGTTCGCCATTTTCTGTGAGTGTAACAAAGACGCCCCGTTTTGCGTTGAAAACCCGACTGAGTTTAAGTTCGGGTTTTGGTTTTTTCCCTACTGCGTGTTCAAGTGCGCCGCGTGCGAGCCGGATTGCCAGGGTTCCTTCTTCTGCTGTCAGCATACCATCACTCCCTCGTTGTGACTCTGCTTAGCGCAGGTTGGATAACTATGTTTCGAACGGTGCAGTATTCTCTAATACAGGTACTGACGGAATCTACTCTCTTACATATAGTAGGAGGGGGACCTCCCCTCTTACCTAGGAGAAACAGCCCAAAAGGGGCCTCCCTTGACTCCCCGCGTTTTTGGAATTTCTTCAACGTTTCTGCTGATCGCTGGTTCGTGTAGATCACTTTTTCATTCAAATGAGAGTTGGCACGATGCAGATGAAACAGAAAATAATTCATGTATTTTTTGCATCGACATGACCGCTGCGGGGGTACCCCTTTGGAGCGGCGTTTCATGCTAACAAAAAAATCTGGAAACCAAAGATAGTCTGGTCAAGAACTTTTTTATAAACCTGACCAGAAGTTGGTCGCTGCGCTTATCTGCCCGGCCGAACAATATATAGAGCGAGAGGGAGAGAGCGGCCGACGGTGACTTAAGTGTCGCTGAGGAAAGTCCCCCCACCCACCGGTCACGCAGCCGTACGCAAGTACGGGTGGCGAGAGTCACGGCAATGGCACAGAAACGACACGGCCTGTTTTTAGCAATGATGCGATCGAGCCTTTACCGGCAAGAAGTGCAGGCAGCTGCACGAGTAACTCGCTGAGCGTCTGAGGAACAGGATACGTTGGAACGACGAATCCCTGCGGGTGCAAGCCAGAACAGGGCCAGAGGATAGTCCGGTATCCGCCCGGGTATGGCGCAGAGCTGAATGCCGCTAGAACAGAAGGAGGCTTACTCCTCCCACTCACACTTTTCATCAATGTTATTGATTAATCTCGTAATGCAATACTCTCAATCGGATAAGAGTACCTGAATTTGACTGATTATTATTCCAGAAAGGAATGTATCGTTAATCCTGTAATCCCGAAAAAACTATCGCAATTTTCGATAGTTCCTATGATAAGCACTTTTGATGAGGATCCGTAAAAGCAAAATGCGTACCGGATTTTTGCCGACAAGTTCCGATACTGAATAACCTCTCCTTTTTTATGCCGCCGCCCTATAACCATGTATGGATAAGAACCATCAGGGAACGGATCAGGCGGGTTTTAATCTCCTGATTATCTCCATCTCCCTTGCTGCATTCATGTCGGCACTAGACGGGACGATTGTCAATATTGCCCTGCCGACTATATCATCGGTTTTCAATATCTCGACAAGTACCGTAAGCTGGGTGTCGACCATCTACCTCCTGGTGATGGCCGGTTGTGTCCTTATTTTCGGGAAATTATCCGATGGCATAGGGTTTAAGAAAGTTTTCCTGTCAGGATTTCTGATCTTTACGATTGGATCGTTCTCCTGTGCTCTCTTGCCCGATCTCTTATCTTCCTTTCCCGTGCTTGTAGGTTCACGTGCATTCCAGGCTGTGGGGGGTGCGATGATAACGGCAATTGCACCGGCCATGGTCACTGCGTACATCCCTATGAAGCAGAAAGGAAAAGCGATGGGCATTATTATGACGGTCGCCGCACTTGGGACTGCCATCGGACCGACCATCGGGGGTGTGCTCACCCAGTATCTTTCCTGGCACTGGATCTTTTTAATTAATGTGCCGGTGGGAATCTGTGCAATCCTGCTCGGAGCAAAAGTTATTCCGGCAACTACGCCGCATGACAGACCTGCAGGCTTTGACAAAGCCGGGGCATTATTGATCTTCACCGGTCTTGCATCCCTGCTCTTTGCAGTCTCTGAAGGTAACGAACTCGGGTGGACCTCGCCGGTTATTCTTGGCACTCTTGCCCTTGCCATCATCACTCTTGCTTACTTTGTCTGGCACGAGCTCCGCGTTTCCGACCCGTTGTTAGAACTGCGCCTGTTTAAGAACCGTAATTTCTTACTGACCAATCTCATTATGTCACTGGTCTTTTTCAGTTTTGCCGGAATTAGTTACCTGCTCCCGTTTTATCTCCAGTACGTAAAAGGTTACGGTGCTTCTGATGCCGGGCTCATTTTAACAGCTCTTTCGGTAGCAATGATGATATCCGGTATCCTGGCAGGAATGCTCTATAACCGGGTTGGGGGAAGAGTGCTCTGCATTGCTGCAGGAATCTTCCTGGTAGCCGGTTTTTATATGATGACGCTTCTCCGGGTTGGTTCTTCAACCGGATTTGTAATCCTCTGCCTGCTCGTTATTGGTTTTAGTCTTGGCCTGATGATAACTCCGGCATCGAATATGATCATGAACTCGGTGGGTAAGGGATACCAGGGCATGGTCTCCAGCCTCACTAGCCTTGAACGGTTTGCCCCCTTAACCCTGGGGATCGCTTTTGCAAACCTGGTATTTACCCAGGGAATCATAGCAATTGCCGGTCAGCGTGGAATCACCAAGCTAGCACCGGCTAACATCAAACTGGAGCTGATCACTGCGGGATTTGACCTTGCCTTCTTCTTCTCGTTCATTATTGCGATTGTCATTCTCATCCTTGCCCTGTTTGCACGACAGGAGATTCACCCTGACTACCTGTCAGGCAGTAACGAAGAAGCGAAGACCGTAATCATCTGAATATTTTTTTGAGATCCGGGTTCATCATCAAGATTCTTAAAAAAAGGTTGGGATCAACTATAACAGTGTAATGTTGCATTGTGTCCCAATAACGTTCAAGAACCGGTGAAAGAAATTTTAAAATAGTTGCCACGCTACCAATGAAATAGTGTTATCCCTCATGTTTGGCATTGGTGCAGGAAAAATTGAGATCCGTATCCCTAAAATTGCCTATGTTGTAGGAGAGGCGATTGAGGGGGACCTTATCCTCTCGATGAATTCCCCGCAAAAGGCCCGGGGAGTATTTCTCAGATTATATGCTGAACAGAAATATCGGGAATATACCCACGGTTCCGGATCGCATCATTCACATGGGCATTGGGAAACAACCAGTCGGAGAGTGCATGAATTTGTTCTCCAG from Methanoregula sp. harbors:
- the tgtA gene encoding tRNA guanosine(15) transglycosylase TgtA — its product is MGISFESLYSDIAGRCGKLTVGKKIVKTPALLPVINPHLQLVTPKELRKMGVEAIITNAYIFSQSKQYRERALSEGLHKVLDYDGVIMTDSGSFQLSVYGEVSITNTETLSFQRDIKSDIWVPLDIPTSPASDRQTAEGELAITMQRLAEAKQVFGSDAPIAGPVQGGIFEDLRERAGKAVTDLGFTFCPIGAVVPIMEQYRYRDLVSVVIAAKRTISPSACVHLFGAGHPAMFALATAMGCDLFDSAAYALYAKEGRYMTVHGSYKIDELADLPCACNVCRTHTVEELRTSPQRDRLLALHNLHVTLAEIARIRQAITDGSLWELVDERCRGHPQLLAGYRALLLRNAELEKTDRTSKRCFFYRGDESCARTEVLRYQQQLARLRLGREVLVAFDGGAREEFEDTLLFKPPFGPYQKELKETFPIGQSEIPEWDEAMVRQGCRGIRALVESHPDTHVVVSCSPRWETILRQEVTGCEVRIEPV
- a CDS encoding TIGR00296 family protein — its product is MLTAEEGTLAIRLARGALEHAVGKKPKPELKLSRVFNAKRGVFVTLTENGELRGCIGLPYPVMPLGDAIEHAAKAAALEDPRFPPVIKDELAIIDLEVTILTVPLPLLCEPAERPANIKVGKHGLIVKGMGSSGLLLPQVATEYGWDTITFLDHTCAKAGLSGKCWTSKNVEVMTFEGQIFSEKKGTV
- a CDS encoding DHA2 family efflux MFS transporter permease subunit; its protein translation is MDKNHQGTDQAGFNLLIISISLAAFMSALDGTIVNIALPTISSVFNISTSTVSWVSTIYLLVMAGCVLIFGKLSDGIGFKKVFLSGFLIFTIGSFSCALLPDLLSSFPVLVGSRAFQAVGGAMITAIAPAMVTAYIPMKQKGKAMGIIMTVAALGTAIGPTIGGVLTQYLSWHWIFLINVPVGICAILLGAKVIPATTPHDRPAGFDKAGALLIFTGLASLLFAVSEGNELGWTSPVILGTLALAIITLAYFVWHELRVSDPLLELRLFKNRNFLLTNLIMSLVFFSFAGISYLLPFYLQYVKGYGASDAGLILTALSVAMMISGILAGMLYNRVGGRVLCIAAGIFLVAGFYMMTLLRVGSSTGFVILCLLVIGFSLGLMITPASNMIMNSVGKGYQGMVSSLTSLERFAPLTLGIAFANLVFTQGIIAIAGQRGITKLAPANIKLELITAGFDLAFFFSFIIAIVILILALFARQEIHPDYLSGSNEEAKTVII